ATAGCGCTGGTTCTTCTGATTGGAGAGAATCTCGTCGGTCGTGTAGGTGGCGTTGGCGTCGAGGTCGAAGCCGTCGACGAGAATGTCCTTCAAGCCGACGGCGCCCTCGACGCCATTGTAGCGAACCTTTCCGACATTGGAGAAATTGGTGACATTGGGAACGACCGTGACGTCCGTTTGCGAGACGATGCCGTTCCAGCGATCCTCATGGAAGAAGGCGAGATGCGCATTATGCGCGCCGAACAGATATTCGGCGGCGAGCTCGTAGGAGTCGGCCTGCTCCGCCTTCAGATCCGGGCTGTTGATGACGATGCCGCTCGGCGACACGGTGCGCTGATAGAGCTCTGTGACGCCCGGAAAGCGGGTGACATTGCCATAGGAGCCGCGCAGCAGCAGATCGGGCGTCGCCTGAAAGGCGAGCGAGGCTTTCGGCATGAAGGCGGCGAGATCGCGCTCCGGCTGCCGCGTTCCCGTTCCGCGCGCATTCTCGTTGAAGCCGTCGAAAGCGCGCCACCACTCCTGGCGTCCGCCGAGCGTGAGCGTCCATTGCGGCGCGAGCTTCCACACGTCCTGAACATAGACGGCTCTGTTCTCGGTCTTGCCATAGGAGCGCTGCGCCTGCTGCAGGTAGTAGGACGACCAATAGGTCGGCGTGCTCTGCAAATGCAGCTTCAGCGTATATTCGTCGAGATGTCCGCCGAAAGAAACTTCGTGCTTGCCGAACAGCTCCTCCTCCGGGCGCCAGATGAAGCGCATGTCCATCACCTTCCAGCCCGTGCCGCTGTATTCGCGCGTCTGGCCGGAGGTGTCGACGCCATATTTCAACGCCGAGACGCTGACGTCGCGCATCAGATCATAGGAGCTGCCGACCAGCTCCATGTCGAAGACGCCGCCGGTCTGCGTCTTGAACTCGGCGCCCTGCATCAGATGCAGGAACTCCGTATGCGAGGGATTTAGCCCCGAGAGGGCGAAATTGACGCCATTCATCGTGATACGGCCATTGCTCGTGTTGTAGACGGGCAGTCCGGTCGTCGCGCTTCTCAAATAGCTCTGCGGATCTATGTTCAGGCCGAGCTGCATCAGCCCGATCGTGTAGCTGAGCCGCGCATCCTTGTTGAAGTCATAGGCGAGCTTCAGCGTGCCGACATTCTCTTCCGTCGTCTGCAGGCCGGCGGTGCCGAACACGCCGCGCGGCGCGCCTTGTCGATCGACATCGAAATAGCCGCCGACGACGGGCGTTCCCGCTGCGCCGCCAGGGCTCGACGAGCTGACATAGGAAATCGGCTGCGAATGCGTCAGCAGATGGTTGTAGGCCGCGCGCCAGGAGAAATCGCCGATGCGGTCGCCGACCGAGACGCCGCCGGTGAAGCCGGGATTGGTCCTGTGCGTCGCATATTGATCGTCATAGGGCGCGAGAATGCCCTGCAGATTGGAGTGCAGCTCGAATTTCTCCGGCATCTTCGTCGTATAGGTGATCACGCCGCCGATGGAATTGCCGGAATAGAGCGCGGAATAGGGCCCGTACATGACATCGATGCGCGACACCTCCTCGGGCACGATCATCGAATATTTTGGCGTGTGCTCGCTGGCGCCGAACAACGCCGAGATCAGAATCCCGTCCTTATAGACGAGCTGCCTCTGCGGCTCGAACGGACCGATGGTGCGGCCGGTCATGCTCTGGAAGCGGTCGCCGGGGAATTTGGCCGACATGTCGAGGCTCGGCGCATAGCGCAGCATCTCGATCGCCGTTGTGGCGTTGACCGTTTCCGCGATCTTGGCGGCAGTCACCGTATGGACGACGGCTGGAATATGGTCCGGAATGGCCTTGGAGAAGGGCTTTTCGGCAACCGCCTTCGCCGGCCCCGACGACGACGCGTCGCCTCCTCCCTCGCCCGCCACTTCGATTTCCGGAAGGGCCTCCTGCGCGAAAGCGCAGAGCGGCGAAACGACGGCGAGCGTCAACGCTGCGACGGACGCGCCGCCGCGGAACAGGTAACGAGACATGATTTCCCCCCAACAGCCGGAACAAAACCGGCGTTTCCTTCGACTTCGGCCGACAGGCGTCAGGAGAAACGGGGAGGGGCGTGGGAAGGCGGCTTACGACCGGCTATGAAAAAAGAGATGAGCGGATCGGCTGCCGGAACGGGCGCCGCGACAGGCGGGAAAGGCGCGAGCCGCGACGCCGCTGCGACGACCGCGAAAATCGCCGCGCAGCAGAGAACGCAATGATCGCAATGGCTGGAATGATGCGCGTCGGCAGGCGCGTCGTCGCCGCCGGCGAGACGGCAGCCGATCGAGACGCCGTCGCTCCCGTCCGCGGGCATGGAGGCGGCCGACGGCGCGACGCCCTGCAACAGCAGAGCGCATGACAGCGCGAGCAAGGCCAACCAACGCCTGAACATATTTGGTATTCCGCCGCGAACGCCAAAAGATCACTCAATTGTTACCAATCACCGCCCGCCTTGGCAAGAGCTTGTGTCGCTCGCGTGACGTTTCCAGCTTTACGTGTTACCAAATTGCAACATTCATGATGAGACGGCGCTCATCGCAGCCGGCGCGGACAAATGTGCGTCGACTCGGCAAATCTCGCATATTCGCGCAAATAGCTCACAGCGCGTCCTCGACCAGCGCGCCGATCGCGCTTGTCGCATGGGGCGCGAAGGGACGAAAGCCGACGACGAAGGTGGCTCCGCCGCCGGGCGTGTCCGCGACGCGAATCTCGCCGTCGAGCTCGCGCGCCAGCTCCTTGACGATGGCGAGCCCCAATCCTGTGCCCGGAGTCGTCTCCTCCTTGCGCCAGAACGGCTCGAAGATCAGGCTGCGATCCTCGAGCGCGACGCCGCTTCCATGGTCCACGACATCCGCTCGGGCGTCCGCGCCGACGCGCACGATCACCGTTCCGCCTTCGGGCTCTGCGCGCAGCGCATTTTCGACGAGATTGCCGAGGACGCTCTCGATCGCCCAGGGAAATCCGCGCACCATGACCGGCTCGTCGGGCCCCTCGAATGCGATCTCCTTTTTCGCATCGATCGCGACGGGCATGAAATCGGCCGCCACTTTCAACGCCGTCGCGCCGAGGTCCACGCAAAGACTCATGTCGCAGCGACGCTCGCGCGCCTGCGCCAGCACCAGCAATTGATCGACGATCGTTTGGATTCGGCGCACATCGCGCGTGATCTCGCGCTTGAGATCGGAGCCGTCGAGCTTGGCGACGCGCGCCCGCAGCACGGTGATCGGCGTGCGCAGCTCATGCGCGGCGTTGGCGGTGAAGCGCCTTTGCGCGGCGACGCCTTCCTCGACGCGCGCGATCGCGCCATTCACCGCCTCCACGAAAGGCGTGATCTCGATCGGCAGGCCTTTGGCCCCGAGCGGCTTGTGCAGCGAATCGACAGTGATGGCCGCGGCCTCGACCGTCGCCGCCCGCAGCGGCGCGAATGAGCGCCGCACGACGAGCGTCGCGACCAGCGCCGCCGCCGAGCCGAGCGGCAGAAAAGCGATGAAATTATTGAGCGAGAGGAAATTCACCAGCTGCCAGAGCGCGTCGTCCCAATGGAACCACGCGCCATAGGTGGCGATGGTGAGCTTGCCGAAGGCCGTGTCGATCGAGCGCACATAGCCGCGCGCGTTGGGATCGGGATCGTCGGAGACATGGAAGAGGCCGCTATAGCTGTCGACTCCGGCGCGGCTCAGGGCCGTGAACAGCCTCTCGTCCGAGCCTGCAACGAGCTTGCCCGTCGCGCGTTCGAGAATGGCGAAGCGAAATTGCGGATTGCGCTCGAACTGACTCTGCAGCGCCGGAGTCCGCGTCACCGTGAGCGCGCCGTCCGGGCCTTTGCGCAAGGCGCCGGTCAAAATTTCCTTCGACCGCTTCGTCGTCCAGCTCTCGAGGCTCGAATTGGAGCTGTCGCCGATATGCAATGCGGAGAGCGGCAGGAACACCGTCACCGGCAGAGTGAAATAGGCGACGAAGGAGCCCAGAATCCAGTAGAAGACGAGCCGGGCGGAAAGCGATTGCGTGAATTTCATTCCTCGGCGCTCCGAATGAGATAGCCGATGCCGCGGGCGGCGTGGATATCCGCTCGCGCGCTCTGATTCTTCAGGCGCTGACGCAAACGATGAATCAGCATCTTCAGCGCGTCGGCCTGATCCGCGCCCTGGCCGCCGTAGATTTCGTCGAGCAGATCGGCGCGCGTCACGGCGAGGCCGGCGCGGCGCATCAGCGCGCCGAGCAGGACAAGCTCCAGCTTCGGCGCTAGAAACAGCCGGCCATTGACGAAGCCGCGCTGCTCCTCGAGCTCGAAGCTGAGCGCGCCCACCCGCACGGAGGGCGCCGTCTGCGGGCCCGGACGCCGCAGAACGGCGCGAATGCGCGCCATCAGCTCCTCGGGGTCGAAAGGCTTGGTGAGATAATCGTCGGCGCCCGCGTCGAGGCCGTCGATCATCTCGTCTATGCCGCGCATGGCGGTGAGCATCAGCACGCGCATGTTCGGCCGCCCCTCACGCGCGGAGCGGATGATCGAGACGCCGTCGCCATCCGGCAGCCGCCGATCGAGCAGCATGACGCTATAGTCACGCGCCTCGATCGCCGCGCGCGCCTCCGCGACAGCTCCGACGATATCGGCGGCAAAGCCGGCGTGGAGCACTTTCTCCGCCAGCAGAGTGGCGATCTCGGCCTGATCCTCGACGATCAATACGCGCATCGAATGTCCTGTCGCTTTTGTCCCGTCGCCCGCTCGAGCCGCGGCGCCGAGCGGGGCCCGCGCGAAACCCGTCTTGTCGTCCAGGCAGGACTGTCGTCGAAAGCCTCGGACGTCTTCGACGCCACCTTCATCGTATAGCCCGTTACTCACATGCAAATATCATATTTTCCGACAGAGGCTCGATCGCCAGAACTCTAGCGGCGTCACTCCGAAATATCCCGATGACTCGAATGTCGTGAGATTGTGGCGGCATCCGGGCGGTAACCTCTTGCGATACTTCGAAAATAGCGGCCATAGTATCATCTGTCTACATATCGTGTCGAAATCGCAGGGAAGCGTATCATTTCTTTACGCTTCGACGGAGCGCACGGTCGCCGCAACGGCGGCGGAGCATGGCGACGCGTCTTTTTCTGGGATACGAGCGATAGGAGGACAGGAAAAGCAGTTTCCGCCTCCCGATGCAATAGCGGAGAATTTTTCCTTGAGACGCTTGATTTCCACGGTAACGTTTCGGAAACTTCGGCCGGCGGCGGAAACAATATGCATATCCTGCTCGGCGGGCGACTTCGGCCCCGCGGCGCGAGCGGACGAGACTTTCG
This genomic window from Methylosinus sp. H3A contains:
- a CDS encoding TonB-dependent receptor, which encodes MSRYLFRGGASVAALTLAVVSPLCAFAQEALPEIEVAGEGGGDASSSGPAKAVAEKPFSKAIPDHIPAVVHTVTAAKIAETVNATTAIEMLRYAPSLDMSAKFPGDRFQSMTGRTIGPFEPQRQLVYKDGILISALFGASEHTPKYSMIVPEEVSRIDVMYGPYSALYSGNSIGGVITYTTKMPEKFELHSNLQGILAPYDDQYATHRTNPGFTGGVSVGDRIGDFSWRAAYNHLLTHSQPISYVSSSSPGGAAGTPVVGGYFDVDRQGAPRGVFGTAGLQTTEENVGTLKLAYDFNKDARLSYTIGLMQLGLNIDPQSYLRSATTGLPVYNTSNGRITMNGVNFALSGLNPSHTEFLHLMQGAEFKTQTGGVFDMELVGSSYDLMRDVSVSALKYGVDTSGQTREYSGTGWKVMDMRFIWRPEEELFGKHEVSFGGHLDEYTLKLHLQSTPTYWSSYYLQQAQRSYGKTENRAVYVQDVWKLAPQWTLTLGGRQEWWRAFDGFNENARGTGTRQPERDLAAFMPKASLAFQATPDLLLRGSYGNVTRFPGVTELYQRTVSPSGIVINSPDLKAEQADSYELAAEYLFGAHNAHLAFFHEDRWNGIVSQTDVTVVPNVTNFSNVGKVRYNGVEGAVGLKDILVDGFDLDANATYTTDEILSNQKNQRYVGKDVLQMPRWKVKWVATYHVTKDLTLSAGFRYKSASHGQLDNYDWNTETFGAYGRNIQLDLRGSWKFAPNWTAVAGVNNINNYRNYLFAPYPQRTFFAELKYDFGAEPLFRREEQYRP
- a CDS encoding DUF2946 family protein; translation: MFRRWLALLALSCALLLQGVAPSAASMPADGSDGVSIGCRLAGGDDAPADAHHSSHCDHCVLCCAAIFAVVAAASRLAPFPPVAAPVPAADPLISFFIAGRKPPSHAPPRFS
- a CDS encoding HAMP domain-containing sensor histidine kinase — encoded protein: MKFTQSLSARLVFYWILGSFVAYFTLPVTVFLPLSALHIGDSSNSSLESWTTKRSKEILTGALRKGPDGALTVTRTPALQSQFERNPQFRFAILERATGKLVAGSDERLFTALSRAGVDSYSGLFHVSDDPDPNARGYVRSIDTAFGKLTIATYGAWFHWDDALWQLVNFLSLNNFIAFLPLGSAAALVATLVVRRSFAPLRAATVEAAAITVDSLHKPLGAKGLPIEITPFVEAVNGAIARVEEGVAAQRRFTANAAHELRTPITVLRARVAKLDGSDLKREITRDVRRIQTIVDQLLVLAQARERRCDMSLCVDLGATALKVAADFMPVAIDAKKEIAFEGPDEPVMVRGFPWAIESVLGNLVENALRAEPEGGTVIVRVGADARADVVDHGSGVALEDRSLIFEPFWRKEETTPGTGLGLAIVKELARELDGEIRVADTPGGGATFVVGFRPFAPHATSAIGALVEDAL
- a CDS encoding response regulator transcription factor yields the protein MRVLIVEDQAEIATLLAEKVLHAGFAADIVGAVAEARAAIEARDYSVMLLDRRLPDGDGVSIIRSAREGRPNMRVLMLTAMRGIDEMIDGLDAGADDYLTKPFDPEELMARIRAVLRRPGPQTAPSVRVGALSFELEEQRGFVNGRLFLAPKLELVLLGALMRRAGLAVTRADLLDEIYGGQGADQADALKMLIHRLRQRLKNQSARADIHAARGIGYLIRSAEE